One part of the Vitis riparia cultivar Riparia Gloire de Montpellier isolate 1030 chromosome 6, EGFV_Vit.rip_1.0, whole genome shotgun sequence genome encodes these proteins:
- the LOC117916013 gene encoding pleiotropic drug resistance protein 2-like — protein MCFTYFSMYGMMVTALTPDYQIAAIVSSFFSNFWNLFSGFLIPRPLIPIWWRWYYWASPVAWTIHGIFASQVGDITSEAEITGRSPMPVNEFIKDELGLDHDFLVPVVFSHVGWVFLFFIVFAYGIKFINFQR, from the exons ATGTGCTTTACCTACTTCTCAATGTATGGGATGATGGTTACTGCTCTTACTCCCGACTATCAAATTGCTGCTATTGTTAGTTCCTTCTTCTCAAATTTCTGGAACTTGTTCTCTGGTTTCCTCATCCCCAGGCCG CTAATCCCAATATGGTGGAGATGGTACTACTGGGCTTCTCCAGTTGCTTGGACAATCCACGGCATTTTCGCATCTCAAGTGGGTGACATTACATCTGAAGCTGAAATAACTGGAAGGAGTCCAATGCCAGTAAATGAATTCATCAAAGACGAATTGGGTCTTGATCATGACTTCCTTGTACCTGTAGTTTTTTCTCATGTGGGTTGGgtcttcctcttcttcatcGTGTTTGCCTATGGCATCAAGTTCATTAACTTCCAGAGGTGA